A window of the Hypomesus transpacificus isolate Combined female chromosome 22, fHypTra1, whole genome shotgun sequence genome harbors these coding sequences:
- the LOC124484256 gene encoding uncharacterized protein LOC124484256 yields the protein MDLDNVKCIINAPQFHISDKPSEIPQLSLSIAGKRIPFLVDTGATMSCLRKTDFDCPMSKNTVQSVGISGKPQIDPVSLPLQIDFDDYKLQHSFIVSATSPMALLGRDLLSKLNATILCSQDGIEVHIPPNNAYQLFSGCVQTNHIAKSVLEQVEFIKTLSTISGIKKLASCNVAARIVNLKPIDFPFSDKLIDPDTLQEVPRNIFISPHGILLLWKTTSGNIETFVCAVRNDFSDVPHFNDSCTQYLLKSPDQEETHKSCVIWTYGVEPTHFFIKDLQTDVKPQIRNHGNIKLSLCAPCMLREVPSTLWALHANHVGLLDVPPYEAMVNMSKYPVYIKQYPLSKEKEGIKPVIDSLLQQGVICKAQSPNNTPINPILKPGTNKYRFTQDLRKINEAVIPISPIVPDINSILTALPADSKWYTVVDLSSAYFSIPIHKNTQPLFAFTFQQQQYIWTRLPMGYVDSAVVYSAMVNRHLAQCPFLVTQPYCNMWTTFWWRPEMRQNVSQIR from the coding sequence ATGGATCTGgacaatgttaaatgtataattaatgCCCCACAATTTCATATTTCAGATAAACCCTCTGAGATACCACAATTAAGTTTGAGTATTGCAGGAAAAAGAATTCCCTTTTTGGTTGATACTGGAGCCACTATGTCCTGTTTAAGGAAAACAGATTTTGATTGTCCTATGAGTAAAAATACTGTCCAGTCCGTCGGCATCAGTGGTAAGCCCCAGATAGACCCTGTTTCACTTCCATTACAGATTGATTTTGATGATTATAAATTACAACATTCTTTCATTGTTAGCGCAACTTCTCCAATGGCATTATTGGGAAGAGACTTATTAAGTAAATTGAATGCAACCATCTTATGTTCACAGGATGGGATCGAGGTACACATACCCCCAAATAATGCTTATCAGCTTTTCTCTGGTTGTGTTCAGACAAACCACATAGCTAAGTCTGTTTTAGAACAAGTTGAGTTTATCAAAACACTATCTACCATTAGTGGTATAAAGAAATTAGCTTCTTGTAATGTAGCCGCTAGGATTGTTAATCTGAAACCAATTGATTTTCCTTTTTCAGATAAACTTATAGATCCAGATACCTTGCAGGAAGTGCCAAGGAACATATTTATCTCACCACATGGGATTCTGTTATTGTGGAAGACTACTTCTGGTAACATTGAGAcctttgtgtgtgcagtacggAATGATTTTTCGGATGTACCACATTTTAATGATTCTTGTACTCAATATTTATTGAAGTCCCCTGATCAGGAGGAGACTCATAAAAGTTGCGTCATCTGGACGTATGGCGTGGAACCTACTCACTTCTTTATTAAAGATTTGCAAACTGACGTGAAACCACAGATTCGTAATCATGGCAATATTAAACTATCATTATGTGCACCATGTATGTTGCGTGAGGTACCATCTACTCTATGGGCACTACATGCCAACCATGTAGGCTTATTGGATGTACCACCTTATGAAGCTATGGTCAATATGAGTAAATATCCAGTTTACATTAAACAGTATCCTTTATCCAAAGAAAAAGAGGGGATTAAACCTGTCATTGACAGTTTATTACAGCAAGGTGTTATATGTAAAGCTCAGTCCCCAAATAACACTCCTATTAATCCCATTTTGAAACCAGGTACTAACAAGTATCGCTTTACACAAGACTTGAGAAAGATTAATGAAGCAGTCATACCTATTTCACCTATAGTACCTGACATTAATTCAATATTAACAGCATTACCAGCTGACTCTAAGTGGTATACAGTGGTGGACCTCTCCTCTGCATATTTCTCAATTCCAATACATAAAAATACCCAACCATTATTTGCAttcacatttcaacaacaacagtataTTTGGACACGCCTTCCAATGGGTTATGTTGACTCAGCAGTTGTCTACAGTGCCATGGTAAATAGACATCTGGCCCAGTGTCCCTTCCTTGTAACTCAACCTTATTGCAATATGTGGACGACTTTCTGGTGGCGGCCAGAAATGAGACAGAATGTGTCTCAGATTCGATAG